Proteins encoded within one genomic window of Companilactobacillus sp.:
- a CDS encoding DUF1003 domain-containing protein yields MSIEKNQTCIICGKHFNSSEGLFLRDLNDGLKQQIFSEVSFAKNSSFICLKDLQHVRLANMQSIIDQDLEADQRMNAELQKELSKDNYVIRNLNDTVNGQLTRGQKMADAVAKFGGSWGFIITFTVVLVVWMTINVVHLFGIHFDPYPFILLNLFLSCVAAIQAPIIMMSQNRQADRDRFDAENDYRTNTKSEMEIRILHKKIDQMNEVQWPHILDIEKMQIEVMSEIENEIQTLRLEQEKNQARSRNTRHPSRNIRDRFK; encoded by the coding sequence ATGTCTATTGAAAAAAATCAAACATGTATAATTTGCGGCAAACATTTTAACTCATCCGAAGGTTTATTCCTCCGCGATCTGAATGACGGCTTAAAGCAACAAATTTTTTCAGAAGTAAGTTTTGCGAAAAATTCTTCTTTCATTTGTCTCAAGGACTTGCAGCACGTTCGACTAGCAAACATGCAGTCGATCATCGACCAAGATCTCGAAGCCGATCAGCGTATGAACGCCGAACTTCAAAAGGAATTATCAAAGGATAATTACGTTATTCGAAACTTGAATGATACTGTTAATGGACAATTGACACGTGGTCAAAAGATGGCGGATGCCGTTGCCAAATTCGGTGGTAGCTGGGGATTCATCATCACTTTCACAGTTGTCTTGGTCGTTTGGATGACGATCAACGTGGTCCACTTATTCGGCATTCACTTTGATCCCTATCCTTTTATACTATTGAACTTATTTTTGAGCTGTGTGGCTGCTATTCAAGCGCCTATAATCATGATGAGTCAAAATCGTCAAGCAGATCGTGACCGTTTCGATGCTGAAAACGATTATCGCACTAACACTAAATCTGAAATGGAGATCCGGATCCTCCATAAAAAAATCGATCAGATGAACGAGGTACAATGGCCTCACATTCTAGATATCGAAAAGATGCAGATCGAAGTAATGAGCGAGATCGAAAATGAGATCCAGACGCTTCGACTAGAACAAGAAAAGAATCAAGCTCGTTCTAGAAACACTCGACATCCCTCAAGAAATATTCGCGATCGATTTAAATAA
- a CDS encoding cysteine hydrolase family protein — protein sequence MASHQALLIIDYTNDFVADEGALTCGEPGQAIDKNIVKLADNMRKDGDWVWFPTDVHRPFDHYHPETKLFPAHNVRDTWGRDLYGETGKWYKDNAGKDTVKLFDKTRYSAFAGTDLDLRLREREVDTLHLVGVCTDICVLHTAIDAYNLCYNLVIHKSAVASFNQAGHDWALNHFEKVLGAKVVK from the coding sequence ATGGCTTCACATCAAGCTTTACTGATTATTGACTATACTAACGACTTTGTTGCTGACGAGGGTGCGCTGACTTGTGGCGAACCTGGCCAAGCAATTGACAAGAACATCGTCAAACTGGCCGACAACATGAGAAAGGATGGCGACTGGGTCTGGTTCCCAACTGACGTCCACCGTCCATTCGATCACTATCATCCTGAAACTAAGCTTTTCCCAGCCCACAATGTTCGTGACACATGGGGCCGCGACTTATATGGCGAAACGGGAAAGTGGTACAAAGACAATGCCGGTAAGGATACCGTTAAATTGTTCGATAAAACACGTTACAGCGCTTTTGCTGGAACTGACTTAGACTTACGTCTTCGTGAAAGAGAAGTCGACACATTGCATCTAGTGGGCGTATGCACGGACATCTGTGTCTTGCATACAGCAATCGATGCCTATAACCTTTGCTATAACTTAGTGATTCACAAATCAGCAGTAGCATCATTTAATCAAGCTGGACATGACTGGGCTTTGAATCACTTTGAAAAAGTATTAGGAGCTAAAGTAGTTAAATAA
- a CDS encoding alpha/beta fold hydrolase — MEQKFITSNGEVNVKVTGDLESDKDIIVLVHGIDASLDYFDDITPYLEDKYAIVAVDLLGHGKSSAAKDQNYQMDSEAWAVWEALGKLKVVKPVILFGYGIGGLVVNCMTEMHDIAVSKIVMLSTPATEKYAHINTLNSRIGGMMSSSQVKTKLYFAKKFDTSKLSNPKVVQESSKKVERKTSKQLQKIAPEYLEQKPMNKRLRAIPKPALMIYGTEDQILGEKGIKDAKASLARVPDVSIQDIEGAGHAAMLEKPKAVADLVKKFDEVTTIDDNDQGNV; from the coding sequence TTGGAACAAAAATTTATTACGTCAAACGGTGAAGTAAACGTTAAGGTAACAGGAGATCTAGAAAGCGATAAGGACATTATTGTTCTTGTGCATGGAATCGATGCTTCGTTAGATTATTTTGACGACATCACTCCATACTTAGAAGATAAGTACGCAATCGTCGCAGTTGATCTTTTAGGACATGGTAAATCTTCAGCAGCCAAAGACCAAAACTATCAAATGGATAGTGAGGCTTGGGCTGTTTGGGAAGCCTTGGGTAAGTTGAAGGTCGTTAAGCCAGTGATCTTATTCGGTTATGGTATCGGTGGATTAGTAGTAAATTGCATGACAGAAATGCACGACATCGCTGTAAGCAAGATCGTCATGCTAAGTACGCCAGCAACTGAAAAGTACGCTCATATCAACACTTTGAACTCACGTATTGGCGGCATGATGTCTAGTTCGCAAGTTAAAACAAAATTATACTTTGCCAAAAAGTTCGATACATCAAAATTGAGTAATCCCAAAGTTGTTCAAGAATCATCTAAGAAGGTCGAACGTAAGACTTCTAAACAACTCCAAAAGATTGCTCCAGAATACCTAGAACAAAAACCAATGAACAAACGACTCAGAGCCATTCCTAAACCTGCTTTGATGATCTATGGAACAGAAGACCAGATCTTAGGCGAAAAAGGAATCAAGGACGCTAAGGCCAGTTTGGCACGAGTTCCTGACGTAAGTATTCAAGACATCGAAGGCGCAGGACATGCAGCAATGCTAGAGAAGCCAAAAGCAGTCGCTGACCTAGTAAAGAAATTCGATGAAGTTACAACTATTGATGATAATGATCAAGGAAATGTTTAA